CGCGGTATTTCGCATTCGCAAACATTTCTGGCTGTTGTCTAAATGGTACTTTTCGACCGAGAAGTGTGGACAAGGGTCAGGAACGTACGCCACGGATGTCAGACTTCGAACCCCAAATTCTAGAAACTGGAAGAAAACTCGAGCAAGGGTTGCACCCCTATCATGTTCAGCGGGTACAAGCACTGCAACCAAACGATTGCATTCGCCGGCAAGAGTTTTGTGACTGGGTGATTCAAATGTGCATCGATCAACCTGATTTTTTGcgaataattttgttaacGGAGTTTTTAATCCGGGACGATGCAGCAAGTTTTGAAAGGGTTCGGGACAATCTACATCGAAGAACACAGGCGTGTAGGTATTAGAAAACACGGCCAACATTTTGGACGATGTGTCTAATTGTAATTACGGTAGGTACTGTTTAGTTATTTGTGGTTTTTGCTTTGGCTTTTCCTTTCACTTTGTTTTCACTCTTAATTTTCTTACACGTTTTTGCGGCTGTgtatttaaagtgttttttggCTATTTCATTCATAGTAAGGTTTTGTCACTCtgtttttaaagcgtttttacGGATATTCGTGTTTCGATTTATTATGGAACTTTCAAAAGCGTCTCGTTCGGGATGGAATGAAGTTAAATTGGACactatgaatttaaaatgttttcggtttattcactTATTGAAGAAACTCTGGTTTACATATTGTGATGCATTTCaaattcaccctgtatatttatatatttttatgtattattattattattgaacctCATATTCGTTCTGTGTTCCACCACAACGCCGCCCCTTGCATTGGGACTACCTCACTCAGGGGCGATACGACAACATACATAAATACGCCCCCGTTGCTACCTGGCCTCCAGGATCGTATGGGAGTATTGCAGTGGTGCAATAATTTTGAACAGGAGTAGACAGCGTCtttataataacaaacaacTCAGAGACAAGTTGTCTCTGaacaattttacaaaacgttatCGTATActtgttgatattttttatgcTTCCATTAATTGCATTAATAGtgttgttaatatttttatgaagatttatatatgtattttaattacatattttgtatttaattttttatgaatctatttaaacttaatttaataattgtgttattgtgtagaaaaaattacaaaaatgtaacaaaaatgaccgaatcaaaatcaaatacacaaaattttaagaAACAATCTTCTATTTTTGCCTAATTTTTCAagatctgtttttttttgctggtACAGTAGTCGGGGCATGCGAGTACCAGGTGCAGAATTTTGAATGGGCCGCAGAGGAGCTTCATATGTGAccccataaattaaaaatacaaatgtaagtgtattattattattattaaataaatgtgtattataacattatgtaaatatcggtgattattttttatatttccacATTTCAGGGGGGTGGTTTCTTACTTTTCTAAATAAGTTTTGAGACACCAATATTGAACTTCGTCGTTACGGATGTTGCTACCAAGTAATAACGAGCAAATGAATAATTATGTAAAGGACTGACACCCcgcaaacaaataaaaaataagaaagataAATACAGATATCAGTAGGAAATTGTTTAACTTTAATCAAcagctaaaaaaaaaatactgctTAACCCAGAGAGGTTGAGTTACAACAATTTCGAAAGGTAGAATAACATAAAATGATTACAGTCGGTATTACCCAGAAGTTAACAGAATTTTCAGTTTTGGattgttttagaaaaaatatttcctccCACTTTCTGGTGCTGGAAGTTGAGTCTCTAGCACCAATATTTAATGTAAGGAGTCCCCTTTTAGATGTTCGTTACTAATAAGAATAAGATGAACTAATGAACTAAATCTTTAGCAAAGTCGTTGGATCTTTTCGAAGATGGAAATACCTACCTATGTATTTCATAGATTGGCGACGATATGATGTCAGATCTAGTGAAAAAGCTTTGGTAGATATTAGacttttgtttgaaaaaaatttaactgtaTAGTTAAAGCATGAAGTATTTTATAGGTACTATTGATTAAGATTAAGATTAAGGGTGTAATCGAAACCACCAAGACATTTGAATACGATTTACGATGGCTGAAATTGCGTATGTAACAATTCAAAATTCACCTCATTCCGGCCCGTGGTTGATGCTAATGTGGAGTAAACGAAAGTgaaatggtaaaaaaagcTACACCGAACACGATTACCACgcaagaaatttgacactgatactgaattgtagaaaaaaaaacggtacGGTACCCAAGCACCACATTCGTTAATTCcacgtttgtaaaatttggCGTTTTAAAccatttaataacaaatacaggattattaataaatacacTGCTACACTGGCACTGTTTGTCGAGCTGACCAACGCTAACCCAACCTATAAGAAgattcttttttgtcatacaaAAAGTGTATGAAGCGTGTAAAAAGCGAGAGTTCGCTTTTTCTTTACTATTGcttttttgatttcttctttgaAACCAAAACAGTGACGTGTCCACAATTTATTGTGCAAATTGTCATGATTCTtacgtttttaaaaaaatgcatattttttcATTGGCGAGGGAGTATTCAGTACTTTCATGGTCCTGTTATTACTCTTACCTTTATGAATTGTAttcttgttttataataaaatgacttatttattgtgttgACTAGAATTAATATTACAATTGCAAATGTGACGAACCGTCCACtttgtttaaagtgaattgaCGTCCGTGATTGACGTTTTCGTCTGTCTACGTCATTAAATACCAACCACATACCAACCCTACAATGCAATTTCCCTTGTTTCTGCTGTAAAGCAAAAAAACACCGCGTGCGGGAAATCGGACTTCCCGCTCTCCGAGGATAACCGGGAAATCGATTTtgaggctatgagtacaaaaatagATTTGAATCCAAAAGCCacagaagttttcacttctgtcgtgcggtcttacgCACACTGTTTTTTAATACACTGCTGCACTGCACCGTTTATAGAACTAATTTTAACCTACGCCGGCCCAACTTTCGATAAGAAAATCCTTTTTTGTCATACACGAGTGTACGAAGCGTGTAAAAATCGAGAGTTCGCTTTTTCTTTACTATTGCTAGAACGGCCAGGAAAATCTAATAATCCATTTGTTATCGAAGAGTCAAAATTCCTGGTGCACATTACAAAACGACATTTTTGGTAACCTTTGACTGACTCTTCGCCCATGGTGACAGTCGACGACAGAAGTATCATGgtcaacaaattttcaaagtgCTCTGTATTAGGAAGGAAAATGGGAAATCGAGATGAAGTTTGGTGGTCCATCAGGACGCTGGGTTTCACGTTAATCTAATTAATCCAACGTAAAAGATATGTCTATTTCTCTATTCAAGAGTTATACACAATATTAAAGTGTCAGGTttaattcagttttttttttatggtgTGACTTGTCATGATGGATAAATAAAACATCGttcaaaatgaacgtaaaaGGCGATGTTATGTTTAATTTcggataaaaaaatcaatatataatatattaCTTCTTCGAAGATAACGTATAACATCTTAACAAATAATTACATGACGCATCGAAAAATTCATTCCTTCAATAAAtagaatacaatttttttctcgttttaAGTACCAcgtaaaatatgcaaattcggttttttaaaattaattaaattaccaGGTATTCTAGAATCTAATTTGTAAACAGATATAGCTATATATACCAAGAACGTAAAGAAAAGAAACACGTAACAAAGATATGGCTAACACATTTGCAAAAAGTCGCTTAGTACTTGAGATCCCAATTAAAACTAACATCTAGCATGTTAATTATTACACTATGAATATATGTAGTAGTTGTATAGCCAGTGCATAATTCAACACTTATCGATTAACACATACTTAttacaaattagaaaaaaaaaaccttttccGAACTGACACACATTGCGTTAAATATGAacgatttttttgtaaatttccgGAACATATAGACAGAATCTAAAGCTTTGCAAATAATAACTTTCGCCAGTAAGATGTCCCTTGAAAGTATACCCAAAGAATATTTTTcgattgaatttttaataaaattacataaacTAATCTGTTTACACACATATACAAACATTTTAGTCAATATCGTTCTATACCCAAGTTGTTTTTACAGATCCGTAacacattttgaaatatatttcaaaGAAATTTACACCAATTTGACATCCTATATACACACACATAATCAATAAAATTCGGAAAGAACTTCCTATTGAATACTCATATTTTACCGCTCTTGCTCTAACATTAATGAAAatacatacgagtatatttTTAAGACACATACCACATGTGTTTGTCTTTTTTAGTAAGTATACGTAAAATATCTTCCAGAAGCTAAAGACACCCATACAGAATTAAAAAGTATTGGGGATTGCTGAGCGAActtgaaaattataaatattaaagcaaatacatacaaaagataaacaatttttgtttggcAAGTTGCACAATACTAAGCTAAAATTATTGAACGGATTTGTTACAATCTTTACTCGCTTTAACACAACTAGTGTTATTTTTCGTAGGTGGATCACATGTTGACAGAGACTTGTTatcacttgtttttttttgggacttTTCTTCCGTCTTACTCGCTTCACCTACTTTATCACATTTCTTCCAATCCCTCTTCTCCTTATCAGATTCTTTATGGCATTCCGTCGACTTATCACATCTCTTACCTTTATCTTGTTcttgtacatttttattgcaaCTTTCGACATTTCTATCACAtttgtttctttcttttttctccTTCTGCTGGACGTGTTTGCTTTTGTTTTCCACCGTTCTATCACATTTATCTTTCTTGTCTTTGTCGGTATCCTGACCGTTGTTCGTGGGGGAATCCTTCTCTTCGGCAATTCTCGGCAACAGCTCGCCCGGTCCGGACAAGTTCAACGAAAGACGACTGTCGGAATTGGCATTGGCGCCACTTGTGCTGACCTCCGCTTGCGAACAGTTGACTTCACTCTCGACCTCTTTGTCTTTTTCGGGCTGCGCGTTCGGCCTCCACACCGTGCTACCCGACCGCGCTTGGGACTTAACAGGTGGGGAACTACCTGACGAGCACAACGGCGATATCGAACACTTGCTCTCGGCACTGCGGGGGTGCAGGCGGTCCGGGGACAGGGCCCGCCTCAGCAGGGGCGAACCCGGCTCGGCGCCCTTCGGCCTCACAAACCCCTTTTTGCTCTGATTGCAGACGGCGATGGGTGCAGTGCCGGCGCTGGGGCTGTACGACTGCGTCGTATTCGAACTTCCGGGTTGGTGCCCCACGGGAAAAGCGAGTGGACTTGGAGATCTGGTGGGCGACGCCGGTAATGGTGAAGGTGAAGGTGTTCGTGCGAGCGGTGATAACGGGATGTGACCTACGGACTTGCGACGATTCGGCACTGCCGTCGCGCACGAAGGACTAGCTGCGTGCAGTGCCTTGGGACACGCGCTCGAATGCAACTTGTGTTTTAATCCGTGAAGGGTCGAAGGTCTCTGATAATGCTGCTTGTTATTACGATTACTGGCGACTGGGGTGGCGTTCGGGGAACTCGTAGACGGAGTTTGTGATGACGAACTGCTAGAATGTTGATTGAAAGAATCAGAAAGAGTCAGATTAGAACGGTTAACTGGAGTAGGTGTCCTTATTGTACCAGAAGAAAAAGAATTGTCTTGACTTCGTGGGAACGACTGAAAGCTACGACTAGGAGTCACGCTTATCGGTGATTGAATACTCGCCGCCATCTGCAACAAAACGCACGTAACGCCACCCTACTCCGACATACACTTAAAACCTGTTGCATCTCAACACTAGCTCTTTTATTGCTGATCTTCCTGAACAACGATGTTTTCCTTCTCTTATCGCTATCCCTCTTTTGTTTCCTTTGTCTGTGTAAGCTTCTCTTCGCCAACTTGCTTTGACCAGGTTCTCTCTTGCGTCCGCCAGTTTTAATCGACGTTTGTTCCAGAGGCGTGGCCCTCAAACTGACATGTTCGGAACCGCTCAGGAGCAACTGCAAGACTTGAGTATGGTAAAGACCTTGTACTGCTTCACCATTGATGTGAGTAATCAAGTCCGCAGGTCTTAATCCCGCCTCGAACGCAGGACTACCCTCATCTACAGCCTAAAACACACGTCACGATCACAACACAACAAATCATTCACCCTCGTCGAAAACATTACCATCACCAAGTGGTGCATCGTGTACACATCTGTATCTCCATAATACACGCGTATTGTGTGCACCGTAAAACCAAATCCTTTGGGACCCCGTCTAATTATGATAGGCGGCTTCAAACTGGTAACAAGAGGTGACAACTCCCTACACGGCGACGCATCACGTGAACTAGCCGTACTAGAACCTCCCCCACCGCTTGGCGAGTGAATGTTATGCGTAGGTGTTTGGAATTCGTCTGACGGTATCATCAACGAAAGTCCTGACGTTGATGCGCTCTTAACCACAGATCTAGATTTATGTTTGTTGGAGAGCTGGACGCGTCCAAGCGGTGACAATTCGCGATTTTCCGACGACGACGTACCGGTCTCTAGACTGCTGTGTTCATCCTCCACCGATATAGAAAATTTGGGTAGCATATCACGTGAGTGACCGGTCTTGCGTCTTCTTTGAATTTGAGGAGACACATCGTCACTATCAGTTTGTGACGACTCAGGCGTGCTGATAGTTTTTCCAAAATCCAAAGAAATCTAGTTAAAAAGCGATGAGTGGGTGTTTCGTGACGATACCAACGGAACGAACCTTTCTGTGCTCAACTGTGGCAACTTCCTGTCGTTCTCTTTCCGGCGTGTGAAGACTGATGGGACCTCTGGGGCGCAGCTTGAAATCAGGGACGTCCGGCGTGTCAGGCGTTGTAACAAGTGGAGCATTCGCCTTGATTCCTTCCAAGCAATTGTCCAGATCTACATTTGATAATTTCGACACGTTGGCTTTTCGATATTGAGGAGAACACGAGGAAAATAGTCCGAACACTGGCGAATCATCTGTATCGTCAGTATCATCCTCCAGCTCGTGGTTGTATCTGTCGATGCGGCCTAAAACATCGACAATTTGACAACGATTCGCTCGCAAACCAGAAACGTACTGTCAAAATAACTTGTATCTTCGTCGTGTTCCAACTGGGGTACAAATTCTGCTTTTTGGCGCAGCAGCGAGTTCCAATCTAATCCGTTGAAATAGACGTGTTCTTTCACTTCTTGAGCGCCACCTGTACCTAGCCTGTCGCGTGGGGAATGTTGCAAGAGTACGCTGATGAGATCTTTCGCTTCTTCTTGTACCGGCCAGTCGTCGCTATCGGGCCATTCAATGTCATCTTGAAATTTGCGTTGAGTGAAGAAACGTGActaaataaaatgacaaaataccTTGGACCGTGTGAGCGAACAGTTCCTCAGGAGTATCACCGAAGAAAGGGACGCAACCTACGAGAAATTCGTAAAGAATGATGCCCATCGACCACCAATCGACCGGTTTTCCGTAGCCTTGTCTCAGGATGACTTCTGGCGCGATGTATTCAGGGGTACCGAAAACTTgtttgtcagaaaattgtcTGGCTTCTGTGTCGACGTATCCCTCGTATAGATTAGTAGCCACTAAAACGTTATCTTGTAATTACGTTTGAATAGGTTGATTAGAAACTCACGCGACATCAAACCCATCTTGCTCAGACCAAAATCCGTCAGCTTGATGTGGCCAAGCGCGGTAATAAGTAAACTAAAATGAGACTCCGATTTAAAAGTTAACTTATAATTCTTCGGGTTTACTTACTTGTCAGGTTTTAAATCTCTATGAACTATGCCATAGCTATGTAAATACTCTACGGCGAGAACAGTTTCGGCGAAGTAAAATCTCGCCATATCGGCTGGCAGTGGTCCAATGTTTTTAAGTAAACTGGCGCAGTCTCCCCCTTCGACGTACTCCATGACCAAACAGAGATGCTTTTTCGTTTCAAAGCTGCAATACATGCTAACCACAAACGGATTATCTGCGAAGCTGAGTATGTCTCGTTCGGCAAACACTTGTTCGACTTGATTTCTCAATATGAGATTGTTCTTGTTGATTTTCTTCATCGCAAACCGTTGTCTTGTGTGTTTGTGTTTCACCAAATATACAGCTCCGTAGGCACCATTTGAAATCAGCTTGACAACTTCGAAATCCTGTTCGTTGGGATTCGACAGAGACTTTTTAGCGCTCGGAGTTGACGTGAGACAGACCGACGACCTCGATGACTGATTCGACGAAAAACTGCAATCGCGCAGTTCTTCTTGCAACTCGGCGATAGGGTCTCTGTTCAATCCCAACTTCTGGATTATGTATTGTGGAATATCCGCTTTGATTCCTTGCACAACCTTCACTTGCCCTTCGGCGACCTCCAAGAAATGATAAAACTCTTCGGGATCGAATTCTAAACACTCTAATAAACGAGCGGGTCTCGATATAATTAGCAGcaactttttaataaaaccgGTGACTAGATTAGCAGCTTCTTCAGACTTATCTTTTGTCTAAAacacgactgttttacaaattgcattaaatttaaaacatctCCTTACTTCGGTTAATAATCTTTCTAAATTTTCCGACATTTCATAGAAATATCGACTGGTGATTAATTTCGATTGCGACTTGTGCAAACAATCGCGGGCCATTTCCAACACTTGATGATGAACAAAACGAACGATCGGAAGATAATCACAATCTTCACCGAAATCGAACGTTTTGTTCTCTTCGATGTAATGGTTTAAACGCTCTTCCATCTGCTGAGTGGCCTTGGGAAACCTCTCTTTGTACAGAACGTTCATCATGCAAATTTCGTTGTCCATGACAGGAGATCTGCTAGGGCTACTGCAATGGGAACATAATACAGCGTTCTGGTAATTCCAAGGCGCACAAACACCCAATTCACTCCGTCCCAGGCCCCATCCAATGCGAGACACTATCCAAACCAACTGTATCTGGATTTTATTATAATCGGCctattcatttcattaaaactgcattatgaaaatgtttccgagaaaggTCCAATTTCCGCGCCACAAAACAAGCGCTTCACGCTTAAATAATACGCAATAGAAcactaaacacaaaaacaacgaacaataaggaaaacattcacgaatttaatttcaaaacggCGAAAAACAAGGAGTTTTTaacttcaaattcaaaatgtcatttgaaaaattctcggtgacaaaaacttaagatgaataatatccccaaaaaacGCCCGcacactagcgctctgcgggggTCAGTCGAACTACACTTTTGAAAAGGCCGGTTATAAAATAGCAGGTCGTGATTAACAGTATCTCTTAATATTccgaatataatttttttctgggaCAATAAATAATGACATAGTATTAAAAGCTAAAGAAATCATTGTATAACTACAGatatacagatattttaaatcTGTACAACATCggttgtttttctgttttaacatgtttttttcttcAGTAATAGTCTGGTACGGGTAATTTGGATTGCGAGCAAGGAAACGGTACAAACCTAAGACTTCTTGATCTTGGTCTGTGTAATGGTGAGCGATGACTGATGGGGTTCTCTTCGTACGTGACTCCCGGTAAGGATGGATTGCTTTCATTGCTggagaaatgatgtgttaataTTCTCATGTCGTCTGATGTAGGCATGTGTGGTAGTTGATGAAGTCTTTCCTGGCTTGAACATTTCGACTGAAATATCGGTAATAAAGCGATTGAATTTTTTAGTCGACAATACATACGGACATATTTGAACTCCCTGGGGTGGTTCCGTAGCCAGAGGAAGGTAGGGAGGCAACAGACCACCTCCTACCGTCACCTCGACATCCAGCAACGATTCTGAAAGATGCACTACAATTTATTAGAGAGCTTTGTAAAATTATGATTTGACACATGCTTAAAATGTGAAGACAAAGTGAAGTTTTACAAGATTAC
The sequence above is drawn from the Tenebrio molitor chromosome X, icTenMoli1.1, whole genome shotgun sequence genome and encodes:
- the dop gene encoding microtubule-associated serine/threonine-protein kinase 3 isoform X2; its protein translation is MYSQKLTTYDEKKDKFKVNMMEDNNGAKPRARSNSARVLVFDDPGALQDRPKGPPIATGPAPKHAQPVSNTDHHTIPSNLVRISSALGKSAPSLSVNMKDVSAGRRNSRPAAVHRLSFVANTSPVLPRSQSPICGSPIDSPRTHNSFINFPFAPIKSASFRIVAGCRGDGRRWSVASLPSSGYGTTPGSSNMSSKCSSQERLHQLPHMPTSDDMRILTHHFSSNESNPSLPGVTYEENPISHRSPLHRPRSRSLSPSRSPVMDNEICMMNVLYKERFPKATQQMEERLNHYIEENKTFDFGEDCDYLPIVRFVHHQVLEMARDCLHKSQSKLITSRYFYEMSENLERLLTETKDKSEEAANLVTGFIKKLLLIISRPARLLECLEFDPEEFYHFLEVAEGQVKVVQGIKADIPQYIIQKLGLNRDPIAELQEELRDCSFSSNQSSRSSVCLTSTPSAKKSLSNPNEQDFEVVKLISNGAYGAVYLVKHKHTRQRFAMKKINKNNLILRNQVEQVFAERDILSFADNPFVVSMYCSFETKKHLCLVMEYVEGGDCASLLKNIGPLPADMARFYFAETVLAVEYLHSYGIVHRDLKPDNLLITALGHIKLTDFGLSKMGLMSLATNLYEGYVDTEARQFSDKQVFGTPEYIAPEVILRQGYGKPVDWWSMGIILYEFLVGCVPFFGDTPEELFAHTVQDDIEWPDSDDWPVQEEAKDLISVLLQHSPRDRLGTGGAQEVKEHVYFNGLDWNSLLRQKAEFVPQLEHDEDTSYFDSRIDRYNHELEDDTDDTDDSPVFGLFSSCSPQYRKANVSKLSNVDLDNCLEGIKANAPLVTTPDTPDVPDFKLRPRGPISLHTPERERQEVATVEHRKISLDFGKTISTPESSQTDSDDVSPQIQRRRKTGHSRDMLPKFSISVEDEHSSLETGTSSSENRELSPLGRVQLSNKHKSRSVVKSASTSGLSLMIPSDEFQTPTHNIHSPSGGGGSSTASSRDASPCRELSPLVTSLKPPIIIRRGPKGFGFTVHTIRVYYGDTDVYTMHHLVMAVDEGSPAFEAGLRPADLITHINGEAVQGLYHTQVLQLLLSGSEHVSLRATPLEQTSIKTGGRKREPGQSKLAKRSLHRQRKQKRDSDKRRKTSLFRKISNKRASVEMQQMAASIQSPISVTPSRSFQSFPRSQDNSFSSGTIRTPTPVNRSNLTLSDSFNQHSSSSSSQTPSTSSPNATPVASNRNNKQHYQRPSTLHGLKHKLHSSACPKALHAASPSCATAVPNRRKSVGHIPLSPLARTPSPSPLPASPTRSPSPLAFPVGHQPGSSNTTQSYSPSAGTAPIAVCNQSKKGFVRPKGAEPGSPLLRRALSPDRLHPRSAESKCSISPLCSSGSSPPVKSQARSGSTVWRPNAQPEKDKEVESEVNCSQAEVSTSGANANSDSRLSLNLSGPGELLPRIAEEKDSPTNNGQDTDKDKKDKCDRTVENKSKHVQQKEKKERNKCDRNVESCNKNVQEQDKGKRCDKSTECHKESDKEKRDWKKCDKVGEASKTEEKSQKKTSDNKSLSTCDPPTKNNTSCVKASKDCNKSVQ
- the dop gene encoding microtubule-associated serine/threonine-protein kinase 3 isoform X1, yielding MYSQKLTTYDEKKDKFKVNMMEDNNGAKPRARSNSARVLVFDDPGALQDRPKGPPIATGPAPKHAQPVSNTDHHTIPSNLVRISSALGKSAPSLSVNMKDVSAGRRNSRPAAVHRLSFVANTSPVLPRSQSPICGSPIDSPRTHNSFINFPFAPIKSASFRIVAGCRGDGRRWSVASLPSSGYGTTPGSSNMSSKCSSQERLHQLPHMPTSDDMRILTHHFSSNESNPSLPGVTYEENPISHRSPLHRPRSRSLSSPSRSPVMDNEICMMNVLYKERFPKATQQMEERLNHYIEENKTFDFGEDCDYLPIVRFVHHQVLEMARDCLHKSQSKLITSRYFYEMSENLERLLTETKDKSEEAANLVTGFIKKLLLIISRPARLLECLEFDPEEFYHFLEVAEGQVKVVQGIKADIPQYIIQKLGLNRDPIAELQEELRDCSFSSNQSSRSSVCLTSTPSAKKSLSNPNEQDFEVVKLISNGAYGAVYLVKHKHTRQRFAMKKINKNNLILRNQVEQVFAERDILSFADNPFVVSMYCSFETKKHLCLVMEYVEGGDCASLLKNIGPLPADMARFYFAETVLAVEYLHSYGIVHRDLKPDNLLITALGHIKLTDFGLSKMGLMSLATNLYEGYVDTEARQFSDKQVFGTPEYIAPEVILRQGYGKPVDWWSMGIILYEFLVGCVPFFGDTPEELFAHTVQDDIEWPDSDDWPVQEEAKDLISVLLQHSPRDRLGTGGAQEVKEHVYFNGLDWNSLLRQKAEFVPQLEHDEDTSYFDSRIDRYNHELEDDTDDTDDSPVFGLFSSCSPQYRKANVSKLSNVDLDNCLEGIKANAPLVTTPDTPDVPDFKLRPRGPISLHTPERERQEVATVEHRKISLDFGKTISTPESSQTDSDDVSPQIQRRRKTGHSRDMLPKFSISVEDEHSSLETGTSSSENRELSPLGRVQLSNKHKSRSVVKSASTSGLSLMIPSDEFQTPTHNIHSPSGGGGSSTASSRDASPCRELSPLVTSLKPPIIIRRGPKGFGFTVHTIRVYYGDTDVYTMHHLVMAVDEGSPAFEAGLRPADLITHINGEAVQGLYHTQVLQLLLSGSEHVSLRATPLEQTSIKTGGRKREPGQSKLAKRSLHRQRKQKRDSDKRRKTSLFRKISNKRASVEMQQMAASIQSPISVTPSRSFQSFPRSQDNSFSSGTIRTPTPVNRSNLTLSDSFNQHSSSSSSQTPSTSSPNATPVASNRNNKQHYQRPSTLHGLKHKLHSSACPKALHAASPSCATAVPNRRKSVGHIPLSPLARTPSPSPLPASPTRSPSPLAFPVGHQPGSSNTTQSYSPSAGTAPIAVCNQSKKGFVRPKGAEPGSPLLRRALSPDRLHPRSAESKCSISPLCSSGSSPPVKSQARSGSTVWRPNAQPEKDKEVESEVNCSQAEVSTSGANANSDSRLSLNLSGPGELLPRIAEEKDSPTNNGQDTDKDKKDKCDRTVENKSKHVQQKEKKERNKCDRNVESCNKNVQEQDKGKRCDKSTECHKESDKEKRDWKKCDKVGEASKTEEKSQKKTSDNKSLSTCDPPTKNNTSCVKASKDCNKSVQ
- the dop gene encoding microtubule-associated serine/threonine-protein kinase 3 isoform X3, with translation MYSQKLTTYDEKKDKFKVNMMEDNNGAKPRARSNSARVLVFDDPGALQDRPKGPPIATGPAPKHAQPDHHTIPSNLVRISSALGKSAPSLSVNMKDVSAGRRNSRPAAVHRLSFVANTSPVLPRSQSPICGSPIDSPRTHNSFINFPFAPIKSASFRIVAGCRGDGRRWSVASLPSSGYGTTPGSSNMSSKCSSQERLHQLPHMPTSDDMRILTHHFSSNESNPSLPGVTYEENPISHRSPLHRPRSRSLSSPSRSPVMDNEICMMNVLYKERFPKATQQMEERLNHYIEENKTFDFGEDCDYLPIVRFVHHQVLEMARDCLHKSQSKLITSRYFYEMSENLERLLTETKDKSEEAANLVTGFIKKLLLIISRPARLLECLEFDPEEFYHFLEVAEGQVKVVQGIKADIPQYIIQKLGLNRDPIAELQEELRDCSFSSNQSSRSSVCLTSTPSAKKSLSNPNEQDFEVVKLISNGAYGAVYLVKHKHTRQRFAMKKINKNNLILRNQVEQVFAERDILSFADNPFVVSMYCSFETKKHLCLVMEYVEGGDCASLLKNIGPLPADMARFYFAETVLAVEYLHSYGIVHRDLKPDNLLITALGHIKLTDFGLSKMGLMSLATNLYEGYVDTEARQFSDKQVFGTPEYIAPEVILRQGYGKPVDWWSMGIILYEFLVGCVPFFGDTPEELFAHTVQDDIEWPDSDDWPVQEEAKDLISVLLQHSPRDRLGTGGAQEVKEHVYFNGLDWNSLLRQKAEFVPQLEHDEDTSYFDSRIDRYNHELEDDTDDTDDSPVFGLFSSCSPQYRKANVSKLSNVDLDNCLEGIKANAPLVTTPDTPDVPDFKLRPRGPISLHTPERERQEVATVEHRKISLDFGKTISTPESSQTDSDDVSPQIQRRRKTGHSRDMLPKFSISVEDEHSSLETGTSSSENRELSPLGRVQLSNKHKSRSVVKSASTSGLSLMIPSDEFQTPTHNIHSPSGGGGSSTASSRDASPCRELSPLVTSLKPPIIIRRGPKGFGFTVHTIRVYYGDTDVYTMHHLVMAVDEGSPAFEAGLRPADLITHINGEAVQGLYHTQVLQLLLSGSEHVSLRATPLEQTSIKTGGRKREPGQSKLAKRSLHRQRKQKRDSDKRRKTSLFRKISNKRASVEMQQMAASIQSPISVTPSRSFQSFPRSQDNSFSSGTIRTPTPVNRSNLTLSDSFNQHSSSSSSQTPSTSSPNATPVASNRNNKQHYQRPSTLHGLKHKLHSSACPKALHAASPSCATAVPNRRKSVGHIPLSPLARTPSPSPLPASPTRSPSPLAFPVGHQPGSSNTTQSYSPSAGTAPIAVCNQSKKGFVRPKGAEPGSPLLRRALSPDRLHPRSAESKCSISPLCSSGSSPPVKSQARSGSTVWRPNAQPEKDKEVESEVNCSQAEVSTSGANANSDSRLSLNLSGPGELLPRIAEEKDSPTNNGQDTDKDKKDKCDRTVENKSKHVQQKEKKERNKCDRNVESCNKNVQEQDKGKRCDKSTECHKESDKEKRDWKKCDKVGEASKTEEKSQKKTSDNKSLSTCDPPTKNNTSCVKASKDCNKSVQ